In Rhodothermales bacterium, a single window of DNA contains:
- a CDS encoding energy transducer TonB — MKTNQTIREILLENPRRPRKNEGLEHKSAYRTMVMAGLVLSLSVMVVLVRMNLTPAGEGLDFVLVDQETVQMEEIIQTTQELKAPPPPRPPVPVEVPDDFVFEEEELDLDATLDLDAPLSDLPPPPPMPASPEPEQEDETEIFVVVEQMPTIIGGAQKVYEYLEYPEIARQAGLEGLVVIQIVVTPEGRPAMPEVARSSGQVLDEAAVKAVMQLTFQPGMQRGRAVSVRMSIPIRFRLRDAAKN; from the coding sequence ATGAAAACCAACCAAACCATTCGAGAGATCCTCCTCGAGAATCCGCGCCGTCCCCGCAAGAACGAAGGGCTGGAACACAAGTCGGCTTACCGGACCATGGTCATGGCCGGACTTGTCCTGTCGCTATCCGTCATGGTGGTCCTGGTACGCATGAACTTGACGCCTGCCGGTGAGGGGCTGGACTTCGTACTTGTGGATCAGGAAACCGTCCAGATGGAGGAAATCATCCAGACCACACAGGAACTGAAGGCGCCCCCACCACCCCGACCGCCGGTCCCGGTAGAGGTCCCCGATGACTTCGTGTTCGAGGAAGAAGAATTGGATCTGGATGCGACGCTCGATCTGGATGCTCCTCTTTCAGACCTTCCTCCACCGCCACCCATGCCGGCGAGTCCTGAGCCCGAGCAGGAAGACGAGACCGAAATCTTCGTGGTCGTCGAGCAGATGCCGACCATCATCGGGGGTGCCCAGAAGGTCTACGAATATCTGGAGTACCCGGAAATCGCCCGGCAGGCTGGATTGGAAGGCCTGGTTGTCATCCAGATTGTTGTGACGCCGGAAGGGCGACCGGCCATGCCGGAAGTTGCCCGTTCCAGTGGTCAAGTACTGGATGAGGCGGCCGTCAAGGCCGTCATGCAACTCACGTTCCAGCCGGGAATGCAGCGGGGACGTGCCGTGAGTGTGCGGATGTCCATTCCCATCCGGTTCCGCCTGAGGGACGCGGCGAAGAACTGA
- a CDS encoding response regulator transcription factor: MTRIVVVDDHPLMRKGLIMSIDAESDLTVVGQASSAEDALGIIEKENPDLLVVDISLPGMSGLELVKQIQAIRPGIRSLVVSRHDEMLYAERAIRAGARGYVMKLSAVDVMVKAIRRIMNGGIYVSEEINERLLLGMASGHEPLKESPLDVLSDRELEVFELTGRGAGTRDIAERLHLSVKTVESYRARIKTKLNLDSAAELMQHAVQWVEGEKAG, translated from the coding sequence ATGACACGAATTGTAGTTGTCGACGACCATCCTCTCATGCGGAAAGGACTCATCATGTCCATCGATGCAGAGTCCGACTTGACCGTGGTCGGCCAGGCATCCAGCGCCGAAGATGCACTGGGGATCATCGAGAAGGAAAACCCCGATCTGTTGGTCGTGGACATCTCTCTTCCCGGCATGAGTGGACTCGAACTGGTGAAACAGATCCAGGCCATCCGTCCGGGCATCCGGTCCCTGGTGGTCTCCCGGCATGACGAAATGCTCTACGCCGAGCGGGCCATCCGGGCAGGCGCGCGGGGTTACGTCATGAAGCTCTCTGCAGTTGACGTAATGGTCAAAGCCATCCGTCGGATAATGAATGGTGGAATCTATGTTTCGGAAGAGATCAACGAGCGCCTTTTGCTGGGCATGGCATCGGGACATGAACCCTTGAAGGAGTCTCCATTGGATGTGCTTTCCGATCGGGAATTGGAGGTATTCGAGCTGACCGGACGGGGAGCGGGTACGCGGGATATCGCAGAGCGGCTCCATCTGTCCGTCAAGACCGTCGAGTCTTACCGTGCAAGGATCAAGACGAAGTTGAATCTGGACAGCGCGGCCGAACTCATGCAGCATGCTGTCCAGTGGGTTGAAGGGGAAAAGGCCGGATAA
- a CDS encoding PAS domain S-box protein has product MHVLVVGDSRMAGEVVDAMSQAGHLVAAAGSLDGIEQANPLDCDLVVIVDLPDAAGLVDTALGVAHSRVCLAFGSLSEQFSNVDAIDDLFYSVDHLVQRLPFIERRVGIRDIRQREYAALFETTVDGIIIIDSKGIIQSYNRAAASIFGYEAEEVIGRNVSMLMPNPHREQHDEYVNNYLRTGQARIIGIGREVNGLRKDGTTFPMDLAVSEVRKHGDVFFTGVVRDITERRRLESEILRISEQERRRIGQDLHDGLGQMLTGIGLITQNLARQMEAQGSALAGDLFEITQLVRDADQLARNLARGLVQVELEGDGLLAALRILCKNAERMFDVSITLESQGDLSLDDSGMASNLYRIAQEAISNAVKHGRASRISVRLAKKGHAVELAVEDDGVGFPKKLSADRGMGVDIMGYRARVIGGSLSIRSRPSGGTAVKCVVSSYS; this is encoded by the coding sequence ATGCACGTTCTGGTCGTAGGGGACAGCAGGATGGCGGGGGAGGTCGTGGATGCCATGTCACAGGCCGGGCACCTGGTTGCTGCTGCCGGGTCATTGGACGGGATCGAGCAGGCAAATCCGCTGGATTGTGATCTGGTCGTCATTGTGGATTTGCCCGATGCCGCCGGATTGGTGGATACCGCGCTGGGCGTAGCGCACTCGCGTGTTTGCCTGGCATTCGGGTCGCTGTCTGAACAGTTCAGCAACGTGGATGCGATTGACGACTTGTTCTATTCGGTGGATCACCTGGTTCAACGACTGCCCTTCATAGAACGGCGTGTAGGCATCCGGGATATTCGGCAACGGGAGTATGCGGCCTTGTTCGAGACGACCGTGGACGGCATTATCATCATTGACAGCAAGGGCATCATCCAATCCTACAACCGGGCCGCGGCGTCCATTTTCGGCTATGAAGCCGAGGAAGTTATTGGACGCAACGTCTCCATGCTCATGCCGAATCCCCACCGGGAGCAGCACGATGAGTACGTGAACAACTACCTCCGGACCGGACAGGCCCGGATCATCGGGATCGGGAGGGAGGTGAATGGTCTGCGCAAGGATGGCACGACCTTCCCGATGGACCTGGCCGTGTCGGAGGTTCGCAAGCACGGGGATGTGTTTTTTACGGGGGTGGTTCGCGATATCACGGAGCGAAGACGGCTGGAGAGTGAAATCCTGCGCATTTCGGAGCAGGAGCGCCGGAGGATCGGTCAGGATCTGCACGATGGATTGGGACAGATGCTGACGGGAATCGGTCTGATTACCCAGAACCTGGCACGTCAGATGGAGGCGCAGGGCTCCGCGTTGGCCGGTGATCTGTTCGAAATCACGCAACTGGTAAGGGATGCGGATCAGCTGGCGCGGAATCTGGCCCGGGGATTGGTTCAGGTTGAACTGGAGGGAGATGGCCTGCTGGCCGCGCTGCGTATCCTGTGCAAGAACGCCGAGCGGATGTTTGACGTGAGTATCACCCTGGAGTCCCAGGGTGACCTGTCGTTGGATGACAGCGGCATGGCGTCCAATCTTTATCGGATTGCACAGGAGGCCATCAGCAACGCCGTCAAGCACGGTCGGGCTTCCCGGATTTCAGTTCGCCTGGCCAAGAAAGGACATGCGGTTGAATTGGCCGTCGAGGACGACGGGGTGGGCTTTCCCAAGAAGTTGTCCGCAGACCGGGGGATGGGTGTCGATATCATGGGATACCGGGCCCGGGTCATCGGTGGTTCATTGTCCATCCGTTCCCGGCCATCCGGCGGTACAGCCGTCAAGTGCGTCGTATCTTCGTATTCTTGA
- a CDS encoding histidine phosphatase family protein, with the protein MIDENSVLDKTLLLMRHGKSDWYAGADSDHERPLNSRGREESAAAGVFLDRNGLVPVLVLCSTASRTRETWTTVRDAAGWKDIPVVHLDELYLAPVAKAFEILAEHISRVETLMMVGHQPILSGLVSRIAAGSSLEVPTATLAVLQVPGRMTTGSGQLTALVTPREFPTTNL; encoded by the coding sequence ATGATCGACGAGAATTCAGTACTGGACAAAACGCTGTTGCTCATGCGACACGGGAAGTCTGATTGGTACGCTGGTGCGGACTCCGACCATGAGCGACCACTCAACAGTCGTGGACGCGAGGAGTCGGCAGCAGCTGGGGTATTCCTTGACAGGAATGGGTTGGTGCCGGTACTTGTCCTTTGTTCGACAGCCTCCCGCACCCGGGAGACGTGGACCACGGTCCGGGACGCCGCCGGATGGAAGGATATTCCCGTCGTCCATCTCGACGAACTGTACCTCGCGCCGGTTGCCAAAGCATTTGAAATCCTGGCTGAACACATTTCGCGCGTTGAAACGCTCATGATGGTGGGACATCAGCCGATCTTGTCCGGATTGGTTTCCCGGATAGCCGCTGGTTCCTCCTTGGAGGTTCCAACCGCGACCCTGGCCGTTCTTCAGGTGCCTGGAAGGATGACTACCGGATCCGGACAACTGACGGCATTGGTTACGCCGCGTGAATTCCCAACGACCAATCTGTAA
- the folB gene encoding dihydroneopterin aldolase codes for MELGTVRLINAVFYAHHGVMQEEHRIGGRYEVDVEMAVNFEDAARNDDLERTVDYEMVYALAKEIILNNRFFLIERLAYLMAHRILDEAPIVHSVQVTVRKANPPVGGPCDRAEAVYKCVRGS; via the coding sequence ATGGAATTGGGAACGGTTCGACTGATCAATGCGGTTTTTTACGCCCACCATGGCGTCATGCAGGAGGAACACCGCATAGGGGGGCGATACGAGGTGGATGTGGAAATGGCCGTCAACTTCGAGGATGCGGCCCGGAATGATGATCTGGAACGGACGGTGGACTATGAAATGGTCTACGCACTGGCGAAGGAGATCATCCTCAACAACCGGTTCTTCCTCATTGAACGCCTGGCGTACTTGATGGCCCATCGGATTCTGGACGAGGCGCCCATTGTCCACAGTGTGCAGGTTACGGTCCGCAAGGCGAACCCGCCCGTGGGAGGTCCGTGTGACCGGGCAGAGGCCGTCTACAAGTGCGTACGGGGATCATGA
- a CDS encoding PfkB family carbohydrate kinase, whose translation MSVLAVGTVAFDRIQTPFGQRDRVLGGSAMYITMAARFMCPSPRLVAVVGNDFPDEYMQVMRSNGVDLEGLEVQADGKTFAWGGRYHYDLNTRDTLYTDLNVLSTFRPNVPSAYLDSRILCLGNLDPTVQASVLDQVPDADLVICDTMNFWIDHTPEALKDLLRRIDCLVINDSEARELSGEPNLIRSARLIREMGPHIVVIKKGEHGALLFVDDTVFAVPAYPLEDIQDPTGAGDAFMGGFSGYLSTCGPIDESALKNALVYGSAVASFCVEAFGPDRLATLTADELSYRIHEFRSLTSIPAVTLAT comes from the coding sequence ATGAGTGTTCTCGCAGTAGGTACGGTCGCTTTCGATCGGATCCAGACTCCTTTTGGTCAGCGTGACCGTGTCCTGGGCGGGAGCGCCATGTACATCACGATGGCTGCCCGGTTCATGTGTCCGTCACCTCGCCTTGTGGCGGTGGTGGGGAACGATTTTCCGGACGAGTACATGCAGGTCATGCGTTCGAACGGCGTGGATCTGGAAGGGCTTGAAGTCCAGGCAGATGGCAAGACGTTTGCGTGGGGAGGACGGTACCACTACGACCTGAACACGCGGGATACGCTCTATACGGATCTGAATGTACTGTCGACCTTCCGTCCGAATGTGCCTTCAGCCTATCTCGACAGTCGGATCCTGTGCCTGGGCAATCTGGACCCGACGGTCCAGGCCAGCGTCCTGGATCAGGTGCCCGATGCAGATTTGGTGATCTGTGATACCATGAACTTCTGGATTGATCATACGCCCGAGGCCCTGAAGGACTTGTTGCGACGTATTGATTGCCTGGTGATCAACGATTCGGAAGCGCGGGAATTGTCTGGCGAGCCGAATCTCATCCGGTCGGCCCGGTTGATTCGGGAAATGGGCCCCCACATTGTCGTGATCAAGAAGGGGGAGCATGGCGCGTTGTTGTTCGTCGACGATACGGTTTTTGCCGTTCCCGCCTATCCACTCGAGGACATCCAGGACCCGACCGGTGCCGGTGATGCCTTCATGGGCGGTTTCTCGGGATATCTCTCGACGTGCGGACCCATTGACGAAAGTGCGTTGAAGAACGCCCTGGTCTATGGAAGTGCAGTAGCGTCATTCTGTGTAGAAGCGTTCGGGCCGGACCGACTGGCAACCCTGACGGCGGATGAGTTGAGCTATCGTATCCACGAATTCCGGAGTCTGACGTCCATTCCGGCGGTGACGCTGGCGACGTAG
- a CDS encoding tetratricopeptide repeat protein, with protein MKLRRLIRLFFLSTLTSAWLLMTAPVLAQPVNTDAERLFETGFEQFQNNVFANAIDSFNELRRTYPDHPRSMDAMYYTAEAQLALGRDEEAIRILDAFDASWPTHPFAFGTRLALGKFYFDRGEWSRASNVLESVLERSPGPESSALALYWMAESRIRMNEPDAAIRTFQRIVDEFPGTPTAPRAAYAIAVAQVNMARYDQAAGSFEDLASRWPNSDYARNVGLALAEVYYELDDFGRTADEIRRQLPYLDGVARDRARFLLAESLNQLRQHDDAIVEYRYFTEGDPGNPYYRRALYGLAWNYHHQESWQWAADTFRLVHESGADDLSAESMYYEAVNRRMAREDAEAVRIFESYVTNWPDHSMVDHGWHELGVLQYQRRNWAEARDALSVFVSGFPESDVRGDALMHLGNAHIALGEFDPALQAFDRAIALDAAPVSLREDIRFQKAWLLYRNRNYREASEQFLALFESNSVSVQAAEALFWAAESYFQVDNFRRAETLFERYLNSYPGGRHVDAAHYALGWTYFRQGRYTEAIPEFQRFLNAYQETSETVPYRSDARLRLADSYFALKRYAEAVRVYGQMAADGDDYALYQIGQAYSNAGDAFEAISTFRQLLTDYPDSEWQEESRYQLGYLYFLGQEYELAISTWEELIADFPRDPLAAKAQYGIGDAWFNAGETEAAVRAYQQVLTGYPGSPFTADAAAGIQFALMADGQDRRADSIVDSLATALAGTPAADQLRFRQAEAKYQSGRSGAAATDFAAFVSSDAEPVLKAEAWYYLGMIARDDARPAEAMDAFRQVLQAPATANRRAQAARELGHLELDAGNAEAALTSFQAVERAAEGNARLVAEARFGQSLALSQLGRDAEARRLLEDVVEQTGSSPDAHPALLGLARLYLDEGNTNAAVPLLNQLAAEAQDETGAEALYLLGQEYLLRNNPRQAIETLGRMAALFPGYPEWMAKSLMAQGQAFESLGEAGQALQLYNELVSTYPDATEAAAARARIAALEN; from the coding sequence ATGAAGCTCCGACGGTTGATCCGACTGTTTTTTCTGTCCACGTTGACGTCTGCCTGGCTCCTGATGACGGCTCCCGTCCTGGCACAGCCGGTGAATACGGACGCGGAACGACTGTTCGAAACCGGCTTCGAACAGTTCCAGAACAACGTTTTCGCCAACGCCATTGACTCGTTCAATGAGCTGCGCCGGACCTATCCTGACCATCCCCGTTCGATGGATGCGATGTATTACACCGCCGAAGCCCAACTGGCGCTCGGTCGCGATGAAGAAGCCATCCGCATCCTGGATGCGTTCGATGCGTCCTGGCCCACCCACCCGTTCGCCTTCGGTACCCGGCTCGCCCTGGGCAAGTTCTATTTCGACCGGGGTGAGTGGTCCCGGGCCAGCAACGTCCTGGAAAGCGTTCTGGAACGGAGTCCCGGCCCCGAATCCTCGGCGCTCGCCCTCTACTGGATGGCTGAATCACGGATCCGGATGAATGAACCCGATGCGGCCATCCGGACGTTCCAGCGGATTGTGGATGAATTCCCCGGGACTCCGACCGCCCCGCGTGCCGCGTACGCCATTGCAGTCGCCCAGGTCAACATGGCCCGCTACGACCAGGCAGCCGGCAGCTTCGAGGACCTGGCATCACGCTGGCCGAATTCGGATTATGCGCGCAATGTGGGGCTGGCCCTGGCCGAAGTCTACTACGAACTGGATGATTTCGGACGCACCGCCGACGAAATACGGCGCCAATTGCCCTATCTGGACGGGGTCGCGCGCGACCGGGCGCGGTTCCTGCTGGCCGAGTCGCTCAATCAGCTTCGTCAGCACGACGATGCCATCGTGGAGTACCGGTATTTCACGGAAGGTGACCCCGGCAATCCATACTATCGTCGTGCACTGTACGGCCTGGCATGGAATTACCACCACCAGGAATCCTGGCAATGGGCGGCCGATACGTTCCGCTTGGTCCATGAATCGGGGGCGGATGACCTGTCGGCCGAGTCCATGTATTACGAAGCCGTCAACCGGCGCATGGCCCGGGAGGATGCAGAAGCCGTCCGGATATTCGAGAGCTATGTCACGAACTGGCCGGACCACAGCATGGTGGACCATGGATGGCATGAACTCGGCGTGTTGCAATACCAGCGTCGGAACTGGGCAGAGGCCAGGGATGCATTGTCCGTCTTCGTCAGCGGATTCCCGGAGTCCGACGTCCGTGGTGACGCCCTCATGCACCTTGGAAACGCCCACATCGCCCTTGGGGAATTCGACCCCGCGCTGCAAGCGTTCGATCGGGCCATCGCGCTGGACGCGGCGCCCGTATCCCTGCGTGAAGACATCCGGTTCCAGAAAGCATGGTTGCTTTACAGGAATCGGAATTACCGGGAGGCTTCCGAACAATTCCTGGCACTGTTCGAATCCAATTCCGTCTCCGTGCAAGCCGCCGAGGCCCTGTTCTGGGCCGCCGAAAGCTATTTCCAGGTGGACAATTTCCGCCGGGCCGAGACGCTGTTCGAGCGGTATCTGAACAGCTACCCCGGTGGCAGGCACGTGGACGCGGCCCACTATGCATTGGGCTGGACGTATTTCCGACAAGGTCGTTATACCGAAGCCATCCCGGAATTCCAGCGCTTCCTGAACGCCTATCAGGAAACTTCCGAGACGGTTCCGTACCGCTCCGATGCCCGATTGCGCCTCGCGGACAGCTACTTTGCCCTGAAGCGCTACGCAGAAGCCGTACGGGTTTACGGCCAGATGGCTGCCGATGGCGACGATTATGCCCTCTACCAGATCGGTCAGGCCTACTCCAACGCCGGTGACGCCTTCGAAGCCATTTCCACGTTCCGGCAACTCCTGACCGACTACCCGGATTCGGAGTGGCAGGAGGAATCCCGGTATCAACTCGGATATCTCTATTTTCTGGGCCAGGAATACGAATTGGCCATCTCGACGTGGGAAGAACTCATTGCCGATTTTCCGCGTGATCCGCTCGCCGCCAAGGCGCAGTATGGCATCGGCGATGCCTGGTTCAATGCCGGAGAGACGGAAGCTGCCGTACGTGCCTATCAGCAGGTATTGACCGGTTATCCGGGCAGCCCGTTCACGGCCGATGCCGCCGCAGGCATCCAGTTTGCCCTCATGGCCGACGGGCAGGACCGAAGGGCCGATTCCATCGTGGACTCGCTCGCAACAGCGCTGGCTGGCACTCCGGCAGCCGATCAGCTCCGCTTCCGCCAGGCCGAAGCGAAATACCAGAGTGGTCGCTCCGGAGCTGCTGCTACTGATTTTGCAGCCTTCGTGTCCTCGGACGCCGAGCCCGTTCTGAAAGCCGAAGCATGGTATTACCTGGGAATGATTGCACGGGATGATGCGCGGCCTGCAGAGGCCATGGATGCGTTCCGTCAGGTCCTGCAAGCCCCGGCCACCGCCAACCGCCGGGCGCAGGCCGCGCGCGAACTCGGTCACCTCGAACTGGATGCCGGTAATGCCGAAGCGGCACTCACATCGTTCCAGGCTGTAGAGCGCGCCGCAGAGGGCAATGCCCGGCTGGTGGCGGAAGCGCGGTTCGGGCAAAGTCTGGCCCTCTCTCAATTGGGGCGCGATGCGGAGGCGCGTCGCCTGCTTGAGGATGTGGTGGAGCAAACCGGCTCCTCCCCCGATGCGCACCCGGCTCTCCTGGGTCTTGCCCGTCTGTATCTGGACGAAGGAAATACCAATGCAGCCGTACCCCTGCTGAACCAGCTGGCTGCCGAAGCCCAGGATGAAACCGGTGCCGAAGCCCTGTATCTGCTCGGACAGGAGTATTTGCTCAGAAACAATCCCCGCCAAGCGATAGAAACCCTGGGACGGATGGCCGCGCTCTTTCCCGGCTATCCGGAGTGGATGGCGAAGTCGCTCATGGCCCAGGGACAAGCCTTCGAATCGCTGGGCGAAGCCGGCCAGGCCCTCCAACTCTACAATGAGTTGGTTTCCACCTATCCCGACGCCACCGAGGCCGCCGCCGCACGCGCCCGGATAGCCGCACTGGAGAACTGA
- a CDS encoding MotA/TolQ/ExbB proton channel family protein, whose amino-acid sequence MQDTSAALDTLQSLPVETTSQLDILMQAGWIMVPIFLLSILTVYLLVERLRTLKRAEANRDQIMDRVRQFVEQGNIQGAKAFCEAQNKPLTRIIKHGLERLGRPISEIQDAVNGAGKSEAFELEKRMDMLASIAGIGPMLGFLGTVTGMIEAFQQIQSLQGNVNPSVLAGGIWEALVSTAGGLVVGILAFFFYNFLLGKINRLVHDMESSATEFIDLLQAPAPAPARPSSSQERF is encoded by the coding sequence ATGCAGGACACAAGTGCTGCGCTGGACACGCTCCAGAGTCTGCCCGTGGAAACCACCTCCCAACTGGACATCCTCATGCAGGCCGGGTGGATCATGGTCCCCATCTTCCTGCTTTCCATTCTCACGGTCTATTTGCTTGTCGAGCGTCTTCGGACCTTGAAACGCGCCGAGGCCAACCGAGACCAGATCATGGATCGCGTGCGCCAGTTCGTGGAACAGGGCAACATCCAGGGGGCCAAGGCATTCTGTGAGGCCCAGAACAAACCGCTGACCCGCATCATAAAGCATGGTTTGGAGCGCTTGGGTCGCCCGATTTCCGAAATCCAGGATGCCGTCAACGGAGCCGGCAAGAGCGAAGCCTTCGAGCTGGAGAAGCGGATGGACATGCTGGCTTCGATTGCCGGCATCGGTCCCATGCTCGGCTTCCTGGGCACCGTGACGGGCATGATCGAGGCCTTCCAGCAAATCCAGAGTCTCCAGGGCAACGTGAATCCGTCCGTCCTGGCGGGAGGCATCTGGGAAGCGTTGGTATCCACGGCCGGCGGTTTGGTGGTGGGCATTCTGGCCTTCTTCTTCTACAACTTCCTGCTTGGCAAGATCAATCGCCTCGTGCACGACATGGAATCGTCTGCTACCGAGTTCATCGACCTGTTGCAGGCTCCGGCACCCGCGCCGGCCCGTCCGTCCAGTTCCCAGGAACGATTCTAG
- a CDS encoding biopolymer transporter ExbD — MSVDFNTERKPLTAYSLAGLADIVLLLLVFFLLTSSFIPQFGIQVDLPRTETAAPNQGQYITVSISADGTFYVEQQRVPRERLLEVIRTELKGRTTLVLRADENSTVKNFAAVGGIARALNLRFLMATERGQIN, encoded by the coding sequence ATGTCTGTTGATTTCAATACGGAAAGAAAGCCGCTGACGGCCTATTCCCTCGCCGGCCTGGCGGACATCGTACTGTTACTCCTGGTCTTCTTCCTGCTCACGTCCAGCTTCATTCCGCAATTCGGTATCCAGGTGGACCTGCCCCGGACCGAAACCGCGGCTCCGAACCAGGGACAGTACATAACGGTGTCCATCTCCGCGGATGGCACCTTCTATGTGGAGCAGCAACGCGTACCCCGTGAGCGTCTGCTGGAGGTCATCCGCACGGAGTTGAAGGGGCGCACGACGTTGGTGCTCCGCGCAGATGAGAACAGTACCGTCAAGAACTTCGCCGCGGTCGGTGGCATTGCCCGGGCCCTGAACCTCCGGTTCCTGATGGCCACCGAGCGGGGACAGATCAACTAG
- a CDS encoding YifB family Mg chelatase-like AAA ATPase, which translates to MPGSSYSRINTGAISGSGAIPVTIETSVATGLPRHTVVGLPGTVVRECLDRILTAFRTGEWPFPKGILTINLAPADIPKHGSGFDLPVALGLLLATTGSDVTCRTGRTAFVGELALDGRLRAVRGILPIVKALRDDGMETVVVPAANAREAAFVTGIRVLGADHLETVWNWLHEGTGLDVHVPETMSRTPSWDVDFAQVLGQDSVVSAMTLAAAGGHNMIMIGPPGCGKTMLAERFRTILPSWSDEEALEASAMHSLKGLLRGKGILDGRPFRAPHHSVTRPGMLGGGNPLQPGEVSLAHAGVLFLDELPEYPRSVLEGLREPLECRSVVLSRVHGSVRFPAGFQLLAAMNPCPCGFLGDKIKACTCSYPMRMRYRSRISGPLLDRIDIHCQVRPVNPLHMTGARPSSSSGRIRRRVERAQARRMDRGQTCLNAHLPGREVLRQMSGDAQETLQDVMVRHNFSMRARERILRMARTDADLRDMDTVDAQAIAHAGRLRYLDEAQEP; encoded by the coding sequence ATGCCCGGATCATCCTACAGTCGCATAAATACGGGGGCCATTTCCGGCTCCGGTGCCATTCCGGTAACTATTGAGACATCGGTCGCCACGGGACTTCCGCGGCATACGGTCGTGGGGTTGCCTGGAACTGTCGTTAGGGAGTGCCTGGACCGGATCCTGACAGCCTTCCGAACGGGTGAATGGCCATTTCCGAAGGGCATACTGACGATCAACCTGGCGCCCGCAGACATTCCCAAGCACGGAAGTGGATTCGATCTGCCTGTTGCACTCGGTCTGCTTCTTGCGACAACCGGATCAGACGTGACGTGCCGAACAGGACGCACCGCCTTCGTCGGGGAGTTGGCCCTGGACGGCCGCCTCAGAGCCGTGCGCGGCATCCTGCCCATCGTCAAGGCATTGCGGGATGACGGCATGGAAACGGTGGTCGTACCGGCAGCGAATGCACGGGAGGCTGCATTTGTCACGGGTATTCGGGTCCTGGGTGCTGACCACCTGGAGACGGTCTGGAATTGGCTGCATGAAGGTACCGGTCTGGACGTTCATGTACCGGAGACCATGTCCAGGACACCGTCCTGGGACGTCGATTTCGCCCAGGTCCTGGGGCAGGATTCCGTCGTGAGCGCGATGACACTGGCAGCGGCCGGAGGGCACAATATGATCATGATCGGCCCCCCAGGGTGCGGGAAAACCATGTTGGCGGAACGGTTCAGGACCATCCTTCCATCCTGGTCCGACGAGGAGGCGTTGGAGGCCAGCGCCATGCACTCCCTGAAGGGCTTGCTCCGGGGAAAAGGAATCCTGGACGGACGGCCTTTCCGCGCACCGCATCATTCCGTGACCCGGCCGGGAATGCTTGGTGGCGGTAATCCGTTGCAACCCGGCGAGGTATCTCTTGCGCATGCCGGTGTGTTGTTCCTGGATGAGTTGCCGGAGTACCCTCGTTCGGTCCTTGAGGGATTGCGGGAGCCACTGGAGTGCCGTTCGGTCGTGCTTTCACGGGTGCATGGATCGGTACGATTCCCCGCCGGATTCCAGTTGCTGGCTGCCATGAATCCGTGTCCCTGCGGATTCCTGGGTGACAAGATCAAGGCCTGCACGTGCTCGTATCCCATGCGGATGCGGTACAGGAGCCGAATATCCGGGCCCCTGCTGGACCGGATTGACATCCATTGTCAGGTGCGGCCGGTAAATCCATTGCACATGACCGGGGCGCGGCCTTCAAGCTCCAGTGGCCGTATCCGTCGCCGGGTCGAACGGGCCCAGGCTCGACGCATGGACAGGGGGCAGACATGCTTGAATGCCCATTTGCCCGGGCGGGAGGTCCTGCGTCAGATGTCCGGGGACGCCCAGGAAACGCTGCAGGATGTCATGGTGCGGCACAATTTCTCCATGCGTGCCCGGGAACGGATTCTCCGGATGGCCCGAACCGATGCCGATCTCCGGGACATGGACACCGTCGACGCCCAGGCCATTGCTCACGCAGGTCGATTGCGGTATCTGGACGAGGCGCAGGAGCCGTAA